The following proteins are encoded in a genomic region of Maniola jurtina chromosome 17, ilManJurt1.1, whole genome shotgun sequence:
- the LOC123874052 gene encoding uncharacterized protein LOC123874052 — MLNDIQFYEVKFFIPDEEDGRFISLTITSEMNENSCRYNGRIKKQKFKICDSYLDKGKEIIELSSLEAPLDLKMCEFNVGMASLYPYSTIKNKEHLKTFDPLCIDDMNGSDVEIIKIIANYFNATLNLYFVKRNEENPYFDDEYLKFVINGSLDVCLGGLYKIYGDNISYSGIYSSQAIVWVYTVERSTRSWQKLVGKTHGLYIFLIFYILYSIIWRIVTKFDGKAASITDTLLYSWGALVGATSLQDARTVKQRILNILYLVMSLYLSTYVSCQIYSYLTIEEPPPHYKTADELITSDKTPYLVPVSKYFVQDKKHEAFANTSCDCTNFNDCEVKLIKYNASTILIDGHLPLLQARTAVDDEARVLRVSNEILTIYHEMIIRKYSPFVKTYQKVTQRLFESGICRKLYEAAIGITVVDRAKIANKNILSNSYSCTVGCKITLSQLAGMFYLWILGCSISILIFVMEIIVHRERAM, encoded by the coding sequence ATGTTAAATGATATACAATTTTATGAAGTCAAGTTTTTCATACCAGATGAAGAGGATGgaagatttatttctttaaccATTACTTCAGAAATGAACGAGAATAGTTGTCGTTACAATGGAcgtataaaaaaacaaaaatttaaaatatgtgaTAGTTATTTGGATAAGGGCAAAGAAATAATTGAATTGTCATCTTTGGAAGCGCCGTTAGATCTAAAAATGTGCGAATTCAATGTAGGAATGGCAAGTCTTTATCCATATTCTACTATAAAGAACAAAGAGCATCTCAAAACATTTGACCCGCTGTGTATAGATGATATGAATGGATCTGACGTGGAAATCATTAAAATCATAGCGAACTATTTCAATGCGACTTTAAATCTATATTTTGTTAAGAGGAATGAAGAAAACCCATATTTTGATGATGAATACCTAAAGTTTGTGATCAATGGATCTTTAGACGTCTGCCTAGGTGGTCTCTACAAAATCTATGGTGACAATATCTCTTACTCCGGTATTTACTCGAGCCAAGCTATCGTTTGGGTATACACTGTGGAAAGAAGTACAAGATCTTGGCAAAAGCTTGTTGGAAAAACGCATGGCCTGTACATATTCCTAATATTTTATATACTGTATTCAATAATATGGAGGATTGTTACTAAATTTGATGGTAAAGCAGCTTCGATAACGGACACCCTTTTATATAGTTGGGGAGCCCTTGTAGGAGCGACATCTTTGCAAGATGCTAGAACGGTGAAACAAAGAATTCTCAATATCTTATACCTAGTCATGAGtttatacttatctacttatgTGAGCTGCCAGATTTATTCCTACCTTACCATTGAAGAACCACCGCCACATTACAAAACAGCAGATGAACTTATAACATCAGACAAAACGCCATATCTGGTTCCTGTATCAAAATATTTCGTTCAAGATAAGAAACACGAGGCATTTGCGAATACGTCTTGTGATTGCACAAATTTTAACGACTGTGAAGTAAAATTGATCAAATATAATGCATCAACAATTCTTATAGATGGACATTTGCCTCTTTTGCAGGCAAGAACAGCTGTTGATGATGAAGCAAGGGTTTTGAGAGTTTCCAATGAGATTCTAACAATTTATCATGAAATGATTATTAGGAAGTATAGTCCCTTTGTAAAAACTTATCAGAAGGTAACGCAAAGACTGTTTGAATCCGGAATTTGTCGGAAGCTGTATGAAGCAGCTATTGGGATCACGGTGGTCGATAGAGCTAAAATTGcaaataagaatattttgtctaaTAGTTACAGTTGCACTGTCGGTTGCAAAATTACTCTTTCTCAGTTAGCTGGTATGTTTTATCTTTGGATTCTTGGGTGTAGTATTTCTATCTTGATCTTTGTTATGGAGATCATAGTTCATAGAGAAAGagcaatgtaa